A part of Parvimonas micra genomic DNA contains:
- a CDS encoding DMT family transporter, which produces MNFIKGIIFTIISAFVFGFTPILAKLTYDGGNNAITLTFLRALLGLPFLYAGMRKNHTPMKITKREFFHFIVLSFLGIGITTTALYASYNYISVGMATTIHFIYPCVVYFICILFFKEKITLKKLSALIFSMIGIVLLVDEVTGGSALGIFLAALSGITYSLFLVYLDKSGFKHMDPFKCTLYISLFNIVGLFVLGKVSGQLTFALTPMAWGLTILISFLTSIFGNAFLQLGVKYCGATTASILCTFEPITSVILGIFFLNESMTIFKIIGCGLIVLAVLLLSINKDLRRRRK; this is translated from the coding sequence ATGAATTTTATTAAGGGTATTATCTTTACAATTATTTCTGCATTTGTTTTCGGCTTTACGCCAATTCTTGCAAAACTTACATATGACGGAGGGAACAATGCCATTACTCTTACATTTTTAAGAGCGTTATTGGGACTACCGTTTTTGTATGCAGGAATGAGAAAAAATCACACTCCTATGAAGATTACTAAAAGAGAATTTTTCCATTTTATTGTACTTTCTTTTTTAGGTATAGGAATTACCACAACAGCACTTTATGCATCATATAATTACATTTCTGTTGGAATGGCAACTACTATACATTTCATCTATCCTTGTGTTGTCTATTTTATTTGCATCTTATTTTTTAAAGAAAAAATTACTTTAAAAAAATTATCTGCACTTATTTTTTCAATGATAGGAATTGTATTGTTAGTCGATGAAGTTACCGGAGGAAGTGCTTTAGGGATATTTTTAGCTGCGTTATCAGGCATAACTTATAGTTTATTTTTAGTATATTTGGATAAAAGCGGTTTTAAACATATGGACCCGTTCAAATGTACTCTCTACATAAGTTTATTTAATATCGTAGGACTTTTTGTGCTTGGTAAAGTTAGTGGACAACTTACTTTTGCACTTACGCCAATGGCTTGGGGACTTACAATTTTAATTTCATTTTTAACTTCAATTTTTGGAAATGCATTTTTGCAACTTGGAGTTAAGTATTGTGGAGCCACAACAGCTTCAATTTTGTGTACATTTGAACCGATAACAAGTGTAATTTTGGGTATATTCTTCCTTAATGAATCTATGACAATTTTTAAAATTATAGGTTGTGGATTGATAGTTTTAGCAGTGTTGTTATTGTCTATAAACAAAGATTTGAGAAGGAGAAGAAAATAA
- the serS gene encoding serine--tRNA ligase, which translates to MLDIKRIRTNKEEVIESLNSRFGNYNIDKVLELDEKRREIIFEVENKKARQNEVSKQVPKLKKDGIDVSELFKEMKALSDEIKELDVKVKDLDEEIRKELLSIPNTPNKDIPIGKSDEDNVEIRKFLEPKKFDFEVKAHWDLGVDLDILDFERAVKISGSRFSVFKGLGAKLERALINFMLDLHSGQGYEEVGVPVLINRNSMYGTGQLPKFEDDMFYVPSKDLFLAPTAEVPVTNLLANEILEFEKLPTYYTAFTYCFRQEAGSAGRDTRGLIRNHQFDKVEMVKFVNPENSYDELEKLTNDAEEILKLLEIPYRVVCLCTGDIGFSSAKTYDIEVWMPSYGRYVEISSCSNFEDFQARRANIRYRDTDGKVKFVHTLNGSGLAVGRTFAAVLENYQREDGSIEIPYVLRKYMGLDEIRK; encoded by the coding sequence ATGCTAGATATAAAGAGAATTAGAACTAACAAAGAAGAAGTTATCGAAAGTTTAAATTCAAGATTTGGAAATTATAATATTGATAAAGTTCTGGAGCTTGATGAAAAGAGAAGAGAAATAATTTTTGAAGTTGAAAATAAAAAAGCGAGACAAAATGAAGTTTCAAAACAAGTTCCAAAATTAAAAAAAGATGGAATAGATGTGTCAGAGCTTTTTAAGGAAATGAAAGCACTTTCAGATGAAATTAAAGAACTTGACGTTAAAGTTAAAGACTTGGACGAAGAAATCAGAAAAGAACTTCTAAGTATTCCAAATACACCAAATAAAGATATTCCAATTGGAAAAAGTGATGAAGATAATGTTGAAATCAGAAAATTTTTAGAACCTAAAAAATTTGATTTTGAAGTTAAAGCTCATTGGGATTTAGGTGTAGATTTAGATATTTTAGATTTTGAAAGAGCGGTTAAAATATCCGGTTCAAGATTTTCAGTTTTTAAGGGATTAGGTGCAAAACTTGAAAGAGCATTAATAAACTTTATGCTTGATTTACATAGTGGACAAGGCTATGAAGAAGTTGGAGTTCCTGTTTTGATTAACAGAAATTCAATGTATGGAACAGGACAACTACCTAAGTTTGAAGATGATATGTTTTATGTTCCTTCAAAGGATTTATTTTTAGCACCAACTGCTGAAGTTCCTGTTACTAATCTTTTAGCAAATGAAATTTTAGAATTTGAAAAACTTCCAACTTACTATACAGCTTTTACTTATTGTTTTAGACAAGAAGCGGGCTCCGCAGGTAGAGATACAAGAGGTTTAATCAGAAATCATCAATTTGATAAAGTTGAAATGGTTAAATTTGTAAATCCTGAAAACAGTTATGATGAATTGGAAAAACTTACAAATGATGCTGAGGAAATTTTAAAACTTTTGGAAATTCCATACAGGGTAGTTTGTTTATGTACCGGAGATATTGGCTTTTCAAGTGCAAAGACTTATGATATAGAAGTTTGGATGCCAAGTTATGGAAGATATGTAGAAATTTCTTCTTGCTCAAACTTTGAAGATTTTCAAGCTAGACGTGCAAATATTAGATATAGAGATACAGACGGCAAAGTTAAATTTGTTCATACATTGAACGGTTCAGGATTAGCTGTTGGAAGGACTTTTGCAGCAGTTTTGGAAAACTATCAAAGAGAAGATGGAAGTATAGAAATTCCGTATGTTTTAAGAAAATATATGGGTTTGGATGAGATAAGAAAATAG
- a CDS encoding D-alanyl-D-alanine carboxypeptidase family protein, protein MKFKRALLSLALIFSICFVGTAKSYAIFGIEKKTTASLIGDAKSGALFVAENIDEPLSIASISKLMTYYLVKEKIAEGKLKMEDKVKISINASREEGSSLNLKAGEQISIKDLLDGLMVVSGNDSAVALAEVVAESESKFVTMMNEKAKELGLQNATFTNASGLTKNGQDNKMSTRDIFTLSKAIIEKYPEVLEYAKTTVLEQPSRNFKKESTIPLVGQVEGVDGLKTGHTDEAGYCLVSTMKIKKGETEFRVISVLMGAKTKADRAQYMKDMLNYAKQNIETRKIVDSEKFVKKVETKSASQGFIELVPKENLERASMKGINYETEVTVDDVKLPLKKGDKVGEIKIKNSKEVIATVDLVAKEDYSKVGFVRRIGRFFKTVFEVVETILP, encoded by the coding sequence ATGAAATTTAAAAGAGCATTACTTAGTTTAGCATTAATTTTTTCGATTTGTTTTGTCGGAACTGCAAAGTCTTATGCAATATTTGGAATTGAAAAGAAAACTACTGCATCTTTAATCGGAGATGCAAAATCAGGAGCTTTATTTGTTGCAGAAAATATAGATGAACCTTTATCAATAGCAAGTATTTCAAAACTTATGACTTATTATTTAGTTAAAGAAAAAATAGCTGAAGGTAAGCTTAAAATGGAAGATAAAGTTAAAATATCTATAAATGCAAGCAGAGAAGAAGGTTCAAGTTTAAATTTGAAGGCAGGAGAACAAATTAGCATTAAAGATTTGCTTGATGGACTTATGGTCGTTTCCGGAAATGATTCGGCAGTTGCACTTGCAGAGGTTGTTGCTGAAAGTGAAAGTAAATTTGTAACGATGATGAATGAAAAAGCAAAGGAGCTTGGACTTCAAAATGCAACTTTTACAAATGCCTCAGGACTTACTAAAAACGGTCAGGATAATAAAATGTCAACAAGAGATATATTTACTCTTTCAAAGGCAATAATTGAAAAATATCCTGAAGTTTTAGAATATGCAAAGACTACAGTTTTAGAACAACCTTCAAGAAACTTCAAAAAAGAGAGCACGATTCCTCTAGTTGGACAAGTTGAAGGAGTTGACGGTTTAAAGACAGGACATACTGACGAAGCCGGGTACTGTTTAGTTTCTACTATGAAAATAAAAAAAGGTGAAACTGAATTTAGAGTAATTTCCGTTTTGATGGGTGCAAAAACTAAAGCTGACAGAGCTCAATATATGAAAGATATGCTCAATTATGCAAAACAAAATATAGAAACCAGAAAAATTGTAGATTCCGAAAAATTTGTAAAAAAAGTTGAAACAAAATCAGCAAGTCAAGGTTTTATTGAATTAGTTCCTAAAGAAAATCTTGAAAGAGCTTCAATGAAAGGCATAAATTACGAAACTGAAGTAACTGTAGATGATGTTAAATTGCCATTGAAAAAAGGGGATAAGGTTGGAGAAATAAAAATCAAGAATTCTAAAGAAGTGATTGCGACTGTTGACTTGGTAGCTAAAGAAGACTATTCAAAGGTGGGATTTGTTAGAAGAATTGGAAGATTTTTCAAAACAGTATTTGAAGTGGTTGAAACAATTTTACCATAG
- a CDS encoding ATP-binding protein, with product MNLDELVLKSLNKRPLLREKIKEERKNKIYSSIENIENLISKRNNLATKIMKSTLLNFDCSEDRKEFKKLEKSIDELLVKNGFSKDYLNKIYVCEKCKDTGYFNNSVCSCIMSDLVEDRVLESGFSNKKREQNFANFEFSLFDGNFEHANRLVNSREYIEKLISFSKEYCDNFKIKDYGIFFYGKSGAGKTYFASAMVNYMLDRGKRACFITATEFFELMSNYSYSFYRDKKELQDRIDFIRNVDFLVIDDLGNEILSKNNNSFLSSLLDYRIERGLNTIITSNLSEYDLAECYDSRVASRIRGNFKFFVFPPFDLREKIGKNIKL from the coding sequence ATGAATTTAGATGAATTAGTTTTAAAAAGCCTTAATAAGAGACCGTTATTAAGGGAAAAAATCAAAGAGGAAAGAAAAAATAAAATTTATTCCTCCATTGAAAATATTGAAAATTTAATATCGAAGAGAAATAATTTAGCCACAAAAATTATGAAGTCCACACTTTTAAACTTTGATTGTTCAGAAGACAGAAAAGAATTTAAAAAATTAGAAAAAAGTATTGATGAGTTACTTGTAAAAAATGGCTTTTCGAAAGACTATTTGAATAAAATTTATGTCTGTGAAAAATGCAAAGATACAGGATACTTTAATAATTCTGTTTGTAGTTGTATAATGAGCGATTTAGTTGAGGATAGAGTTTTGGAAAGTGGCTTTTCAAATAAGAAAAGAGAACAAAATTTTGCTAATTTTGAATTTTCTCTTTTTGACGGAAACTTCGAACATGCAAATAGACTTGTAAATTCCAGAGAATATATAGAAAAACTTATATCTTTTTCAAAAGAATATTGTGATAACTTTAAAATTAAGGATTATGGAATATTCTTTTATGGAAAGAGTGGAGCCGGAAAAACTTATTTTGCATCAGCAATGGTAAATTATATGTTAGATAGGGGAAAGCGTGCTTGTTTTATAACTGCAACAGAATTTTTTGAACTTATGTCAAACTATAGTTACAGTTTTTATAGAGATAAAAAAGAATTACAGGATAGAATTGATTTTATAAGAAATGTCGATTTTCTGGTTATTGATGATCTTGGGAACGAAATTTTGAGTAAGAACAATAATAGCTTTTTAAGCTCGCTTTTGGATTATAGGATTGAAAGAGGTTTAAATACAATTATAACTTCAAATCTTTCAGAATATGATTTAGCTGAATGTTATGACTCAAGAGTTGCGAGTAGAATAAGAGGAAATTTTAAGTTTTTTGTTTTTCCACCTTTTGACTTGAGAGAAAAAATTGGTAAAAATATAAAATTATAG
- a CDS encoding DnaD domain-containing protein — MEISFKKSIIQPGVTPIENMFLDNYLSIVDEISLKVYLFLYKRLFGSYKSELSIKFIAEELKFSEVQVMNALKYWKNNQLLDYTLDDKGNVNKIEFVNNFALYAGGVYDDNTEEEKEKPMIDNKEYFKKIEKITGLSLKPHEINEIISHIEETGHEMALVYKAYEYAKDTGKSMSVQYVIGILRAWKRDNNISNVEDLKYFLENKDKNKIKRYSKKTKKYIEKEHILTEEEKIEKIKNDNNSATSELLDRY, encoded by the coding sequence GTGGAAATAAGTTTTAAAAAGTCAATAATTCAACCCGGAGTAACTCCTATTGAAAATATGTTTTTGGATAACTACTTATCGATAGTTGATGAAATTTCCTTAAAAGTATATTTATTTTTATATAAAAGACTTTTTGGATCTTATAAAAGTGAATTGTCGATAAAATTCATAGCAGAAGAGCTTAAATTTTCTGAAGTTCAGGTTATGAATGCACTAAAATATTGGAAAAATAATCAACTTTTAGATTATACTCTGGATGATAAAGGGAATGTTAATAAGATTGAATTTGTAAATAATTTTGCACTCTATGCAGGAGGAGTTTACGACGATAATACAGAAGAAGAAAAAGAAAAACCGATGATTGACAATAAAGAATACTTCAAAAAAATTGAAAAAATTACAGGTTTAAGTTTAAAGCCTCATGAAATAAATGAAATTATTTCACATATTGAAGAAACGGGACATGAAATGGCATTAGTTTATAAGGCTTATGAATATGCAAAAGACACAGGAAAAAGTATGTCCGTACAGTATGTTATCGGGATTTTAAGAGCTTGGAAAAGAGATAATAATATTTCCAATGTTGAAGATTTGAAATATTTTCTTGAAAATAAAGATAAAAATAAAATTAAAAGATATAGTAAAAAGACTAAAAAATATATTGAAAAAGAACATATTTTAACAGAAGAAGAAAAAATAGAAAAAATTAAAAACGACAATAATTCGGCAACATCAGAATTACTCGATAGGTATTGA
- a CDS encoding AI-2E family transporter: MKFNWEQKNTVNVITGVLIFTISILCYFIFSNMKSIISYTANIRYVLMPFIVGGSIAYILNFFVKFFENCFLRFEFFKKVKYKYIRMSAIIITYFIFFTFIILLLKYIIPQFYSNIKMFVDRTPIFIDMGVEKAKYMLQNVELSSEIRSFINGKLTEFATFSTTFLTDMIPWVATFATRVVSLFLNIILAIIISGYLLYDKENFSRILKKFMIAVFPEKANRITFKIVKRFDYTLKSYLLAKGIGAIIVGITFYIILLFMKIDYALLFAFILGFTNLIPWFGCYLGAIPIAIVLLFTSTFNTVLWFMIIVVIVSMIDANVISPRVSGKSLGISSFWVIFALVLGGSLFGIIGFLLSVPVFVVIYTTLKEYIEARLTKKGYSLKNPAEEFEKKEV, translated from the coding sequence ATGAAATTTAATTGGGAACAAAAGAATACAGTAAATGTTATAACGGGTGTCTTGATATTTACTATTTCAATACTTTGTTATTTTATATTTTCCAATATGAAATCCATAATTTCATATACTGCGAATATAAGATATGTTTTGATGCCCTTTATAGTAGGCGGGTCAATAGCTTATATTTTAAACTTTTTTGTAAAATTTTTTGAAAATTGTTTTTTAAGATTTGAGTTTTTTAAAAAGGTAAAATATAAATATATTAGAATGTCGGCAATAATTATAACTTATTTTATATTTTTTACATTTATAATTTTACTTTTAAAATATATTATTCCACAATTTTATTCAAATATAAAGATGTTTGTAGATAGGACTCCGATATTTATAGATATGGGAGTGGAAAAAGCAAAATATATGTTGCAAAACGTTGAGTTAAGCTCTGAAATTAGATCTTTTATCAATGGTAAATTAACTGAATTTGCAACTTTTTCAACAACATTCTTAACAGATATGATTCCTTGGGTTGCTACCTTTGCAACTAGAGTAGTATCCTTGTTTTTAAATATAATTTTAGCTATAATAATATCAGGATATTTGTTGTATGATAAAGAAAATTTTTCAAGAATTTTAAAAAAATTTATGATAGCTGTTTTTCCTGAAAAAGCAAATAGAATTACTTTTAAAATTGTAAAAAGATTTGACTATACTTTAAAATCATATCTTTTAGCTAAAGGAATTGGGGCAATAATTGTCGGAATAACTTTTTATATAATTTTGTTATTTATGAAGATTGATTATGCACTTTTGTTTGCATTTATACTCGGTTTTACAAACTTAATACCATGGTTTGGCTGTTATCTTGGAGCTATACCGATAGCAATAGTATTGCTTTTCACTTCAACTTTTAATACAGTTTTATGGTTTATGATAATCGTAGTGATTGTTTCGATGATAGATGCAAATGTAATATCTCCTAGAGTTTCAGGAAAGAGTTTAGGAATAAGTTCATTTTGGGTTATTTTTGCACTTGTACTGGGAGGTAGTTTATTTGGAATTATAGGATTTTTACTTTCCGTACCGGTTTTTGTTGTCATATATACAACATTAAAGGAATATATAGAAGCGAGACTGACAAAAAAAGGATATTCCTTAAAAAATCCGGCAGAAGAGTTTGAAAAGAAAGAGGTTTAA
- a CDS encoding 8-oxo-dGTP diphosphatase, with the protein METILQNMCMIYDRDNDKILILDKVKKYGWEGLTFVGGHVEKGEVLYDSCVREVFEETGLTVENLKLKGTVSWIDEINDKRELGFLYYTEDFSGELIENNVEGKLFWMGIDEFKNADGKSYSIDKIFDLYLDDNYTELIIKWGRNDEVVSEIFF; encoded by the coding sequence ATGGAAACTATTTTACAAAATATGTGTATGATTTATGATAGAGATAATGATAAAATTTTAATTTTGGATAAAGTAAAAAAATATGGCTGGGAGGGACTTACCTTTGTTGGAGGACATGTTGAAAAAGGGGAAGTCTTATATGATTCTTGCGTTAGAGAAGTTTTTGAAGAAACCGGATTAACTGTAGAAAATTTAAAATTAAAAGGAACTGTCAGCTGGATTGATGAAATTAATGACAAAAGAGAATTGGGATTTTTATATTATACAGAAGATTTTTCTGGAGAATTAATTGAAAACAATGTTGAAGGAAAACTCTTTTGGATGGGAATTGATGAGTTTAAAAATGCTGATGGAAAGAGTTATAGCATAGATAAGATATTTGATTTATATTTAGACGATAATTATACTGAATTGATTATAAAATGGGGTCGAAACGACGAAGTTGTATCTGAAATATTTTTTTAA